One Actinomycetota bacterium DNA window includes the following coding sequences:
- a CDS encoding response regulator transcription factor, which yields MRILVVEDDEKIARFIRKGLTEEGYAVDVARNGEEALSFATSAPYDLIILDLLIPRIDGITVCRRLRESNLSVSILILTAKDSIEDRVTGLDAGADDYLVKPFAFAELLARIRALMRRPQSATSNILQISDLVLDLNKHRAERSGALIELTSTEYALLEYLMRNPCQVLTRTQIMQHVWDYDFYGGSNIVDVYICYLRKKIDEAHDKKLIKTIRGTGYTLCEDS from the coding sequence ATGAGAATTCTAGTTGTCGAAGATGATGAGAAAATAGCGCGTTTTATCAGGAAAGGACTGACCGAGGAGGGTTATGCGGTCGACGTAGCCCGTAACGGGGAGGAAGCCCTGTCCTTTGCAACCTCAGCTCCTTATGACCTCATAATCCTCGATCTACTGATCCCCCGGATCGATGGCATCACTGTCTGCCGCAGATTGCGGGAGTCGAACCTCTCCGTCTCAATCCTCATACTGACGGCGAAAGATTCGATAGAGGACAGGGTGACCGGCCTCGACGCCGGTGCCGACGATTATCTGGTCAAACCCTTCGCCTTCGCGGAACTTCTGGCACGCATCCGGGCTCTAATGCGCCGACCTCAAAGTGCGACTTCAAACATCTTGCAAATATCGGATTTGGTGCTCGACTTAAATAAGCATAGGGCAGAGCGGAGCGGTGCCCTGATAGAACTGACGTCTACCGAATATGCGCTACTCGAGTACCTGATGCGCAATCCCTGCCAGGTTCTGACCCGCACCCAGATCATGCAACACGTCTGGGACTACGATTTCTACGGAGGATCCAATATCGTGGATGTATATATCTGCTACCTTAGAAAAAAGATAGATGAAGCACACGACAAGAAATTAATAAAAACGATAAGGGGAACAGGTTATACCTTATGCGAAGATTCCTGA
- a CDS encoding HAMP domain-containing protein — MRRFLMFSRHIKVRLTLWYVFLLAVVLIIFSVVLYMSLRGSLINEIESSLLTMSEQIASSLDYENGRLSFQNEGEPDNPLDRLASQGYVMRLTDATGETIEGVGPYRDVLDKGMEFKKGFQASDALGNRWQVYTLMISTGPEHYYLQVGQSLGRVDSTLSKLLFFELITVPLVLVLAIAMGIFLAGRALRPVEKITQIAGSIEAVDLNRRLDLDLPDDELGRLAKTFDDMLARLEEGFSSQKRFVSEAAHELRTPLTVMKGTTEVCLKRERECGEYEETLKELEGEIDHLIAIAEDLLTLSSANSERPTMDVKDLDLHEIVRSAVELIGPLAESKGMNIRFKAKGSIPFRGDRNKLIRMFLNLLDNAVKYSPPGSAVSVSISHEGQTITVAIKDSGHGIGRDEIDSIFQSFHRLDQAREANPSGAGLGLSIALWLARAHNGDIRVESDLGKGSTFKVILPHS, encoded by the coding sequence ATGCGAAGATTCCTGATGTTTTCAAGGCATATTAAAGTCCGACTTACCCTCTGGTACGTATTCCTGCTTGCCGTCGTCCTTATCATATTCAGCGTAGTGTTATATATGAGCTTGAGAGGAAGCCTGATCAACGAAATAGAATCATCGCTTCTCACCATGAGTGAACAAATCGCTTCAAGTCTGGATTACGAGAACGGCCGCCTTTCTTTCCAAAACGAAGGAGAGCCCGACAACCCCCTGGACAGGCTCGCATCGCAGGGATACGTGATGAGGTTGACCGACGCTACCGGAGAGACTATCGAGGGCGTCGGTCCATACCGCGATGTGCTCGATAAGGGCATGGAATTCAAGAAAGGTTTTCAGGCCTCGGATGCTTTGGGGAATAGGTGGCAAGTTTATACCCTTATGATCTCAACCGGTCCGGAGCATTATTATCTCCAGGTAGGACAGTCCTTAGGCAGAGTAGATTCCACGCTCTCAAAACTTCTTTTCTTTGAATTGATCACCGTTCCCCTAGTGCTTGTTCTCGCGATCGCAATGGGTATTTTTTTGGCAGGGCGAGCTTTGAGGCCGGTGGAGAAAATCACGCAAATTGCGGGAAGCATAGAAGCGGTCGACCTGAACAGGAGGCTCGATCTCGATCTGCCCGACGACGAATTAGGCAGATTGGCGAAGACCTTTGATGACATGCTCGCACGACTCGAGGAAGGCTTCTCTTCCCAAAAGAGGTTTGTCTCGGAAGCCGCGCACGAGTTGAGGACACCGCTCACCGTTATGAAAGGAACCACGGAGGTATGCCTCAAGCGGGAGCGGGAGTGCGGCGAGTACGAGGAGACGCTCAAAGAGCTTGAGGGCGAGATAGACCATCTCATCGCCATTGCGGAGGATCTGCTCACCCTTTCCAGCGCCAATTCCGAAAGACCAACAATGGATGTAAAGGACCTGGATCTTCACGAGATAGTTCGATCTGCCGTTGAGCTTATCGGTCCACTCGCGGAAAGCAAGGGAATGAACATCCGGTTCAAAGCGAAAGGCTCCATCCCTTTTCGAGGCGACAGGAACAAGCTGATTCGCATGTTCCTGAACCTGCTGGACAACGCGGTTAAATATTCTCCTCCCGGCAGCGCCGTCTCAGTCTCCATATCTCATGAAGGTCAAACGATAACCGTTGCCATAAAAGACAGCGGACACGGAATAGGGCGCGATGAAATAGACAGCATTTTTCAATCCTTCCACCGCCTTGATCAGGCACGCGAAGCGAATCCCTCCGGCGCAGGACTCGGGCTTTCCATAGCGCTCTGGCTAGCCAGAGCTCACAATGGGGACATTCGGGTGGAAAGCGATTTAGGCAAGGGGTCTACGTTCAAAGTGATCTTGCCCCATAGTTAG
- a CDS encoding PepSY domain-containing protein — MRKGGVTIMKKWWIAPVSAVLAIGMVAGISVAAASGSSSQGTAQVQEQDVQEPSYQTSIQVPDPEPKDLNGLAKVTAEQAKEAALSANPGSTITKVELDNENGSLVWGVELSNGADVKVDAGNGQVVHTEQPDLEEAGEERGETETSEVEAGTSEIQGSPAGK; from the coding sequence ATGAGGAAAGGAGGTGTAACTATCATGAAGAAATGGTGGATTGCCCCTGTCTCGGCCGTATTGGCCATCGGCATGGTTGCCGGTATCAGCGTGGCGGCGGCGAGCGGAAGCTCGAGCCAAGGGACCGCTCAGGTCCAGGAGCAGGATGTTCAGGAGCCCTCCTACCAAACCAGCATCCAGGTTCCTGATCCGGAGCCGAAGGACCTCAACGGTCTGGCAAAGGTCACGGCGGAGCAGGCGAAAGAAGCCGCTCTCTCGGCAAACCCGGGGTCTACGATAACTAAGGTAGAGCTCGACAACGAGAACGGCAGCCTGGTCTGGGGCGTCGAGCTTTCGAACGGAGCAGATGTCAAGGTCGACGCCGGTAATGGTCAGGTAGTGCATACCGAGCAGCCCGATCTTGAGGAAGCTGGAGAGGAGAGGGGCGAGACCGAGACAAGCGAAGTAGAGGCTGGGACTTCTGAAATCCAGGGAAGCCCGGCAGGCAAGTAA
- a CDS encoding transposase, whose product MDKAPDDVRPLLKPRLEAVRDAPTYETGKMMAQATVERFSRAYPSAMKSSSEDLEASLAHLKLPSVHRKHIRTTNLV is encoded by the coding sequence TTGGACAAGGCGCCGGACGACGTCCGGCCCCTCCTCAAGCCCCGGCTGGAGGCGGTGCGTGACGCCCCCACATACGAGACCGGGAAGATGATGGCCCAGGCCACAGTCGAGAGGTTCTCCCGTGCCTACCCCTCCGCCATGAAGAGCTCCTCAGAGGACCTGGAGGCTTCCCTTGCCCACCTAAAGCTCCCCTCCGTGCACCGCAAGCATATCCGCACCACCAATCTCGTTTAG
- a CDS encoding transposase, which translates to MPVSWAILSSGAKVLLSMTLGNKEPCEDWLSHYRDMVSRGLKPPLTVTGDGAPGLTKAAETMWPKAERISCWTHKTRNVLDKAPDDVRPRIQPP; encoded by the coding sequence ATCCCGGTCTCCTGGGCCATCCTCTCCTCGGGCGCCAAGGTCCTCCTCTCCATGACCCTGGGCAACAAGGAACCGTGCGAGGATTGGCTCTCCCACTACCGGGACATGGTTTCCCGGGGCCTCAAGCCCCCGCTGACCGTAACCGGAGACGGCGCTCCCGGCCTCACCAAGGCGGCGGAGACCATGTGGCCGAAGGCGGAGAGGATAAGCTGCTGGACGCACAAGACGAGAAACGTCTTGGACAAGGCGCCGGACGACGTCCGGCCCCGGATACAACCTCCATAG
- a CDS encoding transposase → MELWEALKRRTDVLERPVVEMYASGLSTRDIEDALSEI, encoded by the coding sequence CTGGAGCTCTGGGAGGCGCTCAAGCGGCGCACCGACGTCCTGGAGAGGCCGGTGGTCGAGATGTACGCCTCAGGGCTCTCCACCCGGGACATCGAGGACGCCCTCTCAGAGATATAA